GCGGTACTCGAAGAACATCAAAAGATGAAGAACAAGTTGACGGATGTTCGACTACAAATTACGGATATTAAGTGCGTTGATTCTCTGTTACAGGAACTATCGTGTTTACATATCACATCCAGGGCGAAGTTAGCAAAGGACGAACCACGTTGTCTGGAATTTCAAGAAGAGAACAACAGGTTGATGAAGCGACTTCGGGATACCAAAGATCTCCAGCAAGCATCCATAGCTGAAGTAGAAAGACTCAGGGCTGAGAAAAAGCAGCTGATAGAGAGACGGGTACGGACCTTGTCGTTTCATGTTACGGGAAAATATTCATCCCACTCGTCAAGGACgcgtttgagaaagagatcgATAGCGTGGAGGCAGATATTCAACGCATAAATGGAAGAATCGTGCAGTCACCGGATCGGGTCAAACGTGCCATCTCGACCATGGGGAACCAAGTGTCGGAAGACAAGGCTCTCGTTGCCAAGAATGAGGCCAAAGCTCGTGAACTTCAGATCAGAATAAAAGCACTCAACAGTATTAGCGAAGTAAGGCATGTTTGTGGCAACGCAACATCCGACCGGGCTGACACTGACATAATACTTAGGACCTGCAAAGTTGTATCGATCAGCTCCAGGTTATCGAAAAAGAGGCAGAATCGCTAGAATCCTCGCAACGTGAACTGGCTGAGCTCAAAGCTCAATACGAAGATAAAGAGGTGGAACGGAATGAACAGAAACTCCGTCAGGAGGTATTACAGAATGCTGACCTCCGCCTTGTGTTCTCGCTAACGTCCGTCTAGCGAGTTTCGAAGCAGTTGGAAAATGCACGTCAAAAGCTGGAGAACACACAAGCTCGTGGGAAGGAGAAACGTGAGGCAAATCAAAGGGCGCGAGAAAGATTACAGGTGGAATACGATCAGATGAACGTCGAGAGGCAAAAGAATGACAAGAATCTGCAAGGGGTGCGAGAAGAAGCCGACGCTATCGAAGCAAAGGTGTTTTCGGTTTTCATGTCCTCAGGAACTGATGCCAATTGTGGAGGAAATAATCTAGATGGCTGAACATATCAGGACAAGCGAAGCTGAGCTGAATAGCCTTTTAGCAGACTACTGGCACTTGCGACATGAGACCGGTCAGTCTTGATTTAATCACTGAACCGTCTTCTCACATGCACAAGCAGAGGTCTACATGGAAACCTTGTCCAATAAACTCAATATTCGAGCCTAGCCCCCTGTATCTTGTAATATTGTAGAGTAGTGTATTTCCAACCCTCcaaagacttgtagtctccACTGTTCATTCGACGATGTCTTTGAATGTTGGTTGCATACATCGTAGCCAGAGATATATGAACTAATGAAATTCGTGCGACCAACCATACCGGTACCATAGAAGTGGCGGTGGCGATATTGTACCGGAGCGGGCCGCTCCCTAAGTCAGCAGGGCTCGACTTTCCCATGACGTACTTATGTGTTGTGCCTGCGATCGAGATACAATGTGTCATTCGGTGTATTGAATAAGATGACTAGATGCTGTACTATGTACTACAACCACTTTTATTACGGAGCCTAGCGATGTACGAACTGAGGGTAAGGGAAGGGATCGGTGGTATCGTGACGTATTGACGTTAATGGTTCTCATCGGGggccatcagcaaaatgacataatgcttttcggcttttttaggcttttttGGGCTTTTTTGATGGTAGGCAAGCCACAAGCCACTTTTTCGTCACTTTTTTAACCATATATAGATAGGCGAAACCGAAAAGGTATTCAACTCTTTTCAAATTTTATGTAATTCGATTTAATTGTATTTGAGTGTCActgacttgtcccaaaaggacatagattgcggcttgtcggctttctcgtatttttggtggggaaaaagccgaaaaaagccggacaagcCGGCAATGACTGTTTACTGATGGGGAAATGCCGGAAATCACCCACGGCACCGAAGGGTGCCGGTTACAGGCGTTTTCAGCGATCAGCCTTAGTAAGCGCGTCCTCTACAACCACCATGTCGAAACATCATCCTGGTAAGTTCGACCTTACTGTACGCGATTTATTCTATATTGAAATGATTTACAGATTTAATAATGTGTCGACGTCAGCCCGGTATTGGTGGGTTACCTGTTCTTGACTGTATCTTCTCGTTCTAACCTTCCTACCAAGCTATCGGTCGTCTTTGTGAAAAATGCGACGGAAAATGGTAGATCTTGATCCTTCAAAGTGGTTAAAGCTAAACTGAATTGATTAGTCCAGTATGTGACTCGTACGTCCGACCAGAGACCTTGGTGCGAATTTGCGAAGAATGTAACTTTGGTACTTACGGAGGACGTTGCATAATCTGCGGCTCTCCTGGTGAGTCAATATATGCCTATATATCTCTTATCCCGCTCATTATTTTTCTCAAGGTATATCTGATGCCTATTATTGTGCTGAATGCACACTACTAGAGAAGGACCGGGATGGATGTCCCAAGATTGTAAATCTGGGAGCTAGTCGAACGGATCTCTTTTACGAACGTCGCCGGCTTGGTGAGTACTTTTGTATTTCGAATCCATGAGCAAGGTCAGCTGATTTTCTCACCACCTCTATCTTCCAGGGTTTAAGAAGGGCTGAACCCCACCTCGTCCATTCGTACCGTCACCGCCATCTGTTTTATATACTAATTACACGTGTATTACAGAACTATCGTGTTCGAAACTACTATACACTATGCTACTCAGACTATGACGGCTCGCTCATCACAACGCCTTTCTTTGATATAACATGTCCTTCGCAGGGGTGCCCCGTCCAGCAGTATAACTCGTATTCAATCCTCAAGTCACTTGTAGGTAATGCTACTatttccttcaacttctccTCTACTTCATCCATACTCTCTGGAGATAGCTCCCAGATGGTAAGCTGCGCTCTACGCAGCTGCGCACATCGAGTAAACGTCTTGTTCGCATCACATCGTTGATAGAGCATCTCTAAGAATGCATTCCGAGTACTCTCCCCAGAGGTCGTCCAAACGATGGATTGAAGGTTAGGACAGAGCACCTCTGAAGCGTTTGAAGTCGGAGTCGTTGCTCCAACGTCAAACTCGTCAGAGTCGGTCCCTGTCCCACGAGAGAGTGACAGTAATTCCGTGATACCTCCAGAGGCTTCCTTAAAATCTAGATCGTGGATGCTTTCGCCCTCTCGAGCAAGGTAATTTAAGATGGCTTCGTTGATATCAGGTTCGTCGTCATCGCTGTCCGCAGTCAATTGCAGTGTCAACCCCACCAACGGAGACGGACTGGTTTCATCGAGCCTTAGCTGTAGTGACTGAATAGGTAGCAAAGGTTGGTCCGCGGCATTGTGAGGAAGATCAATTACGCTTCCAAAATAATGTCCGTAACGGAGCCGCACCAGTGAGGGAACGTAAAGAGCCGACATCAACGACAGCGTGGTTGTGGGGCATTCGTCGAAAATAGTCAAGTGCCTGAGGGATGGGAGCTCTAATCTGCCACGTTGTGGCTCAAATGCGAGGGCTGCAGGTCCTTCGCCCAACGTCAGGGTGCACGTCCTAAGGTTGGGACACTTCAAAAGAATCTGGAAGACGTGAAGGGGGCTAGGTCTGAATGAGTCCGTCTCCAGCCGATACGTAAGGGTTAGCTCGGTAAGATGCCCGAGTGACATTGGCACTTGCAACAGGTTCACCGGAAGATAGGATGTAGACAGCGCTAACGAGTGTAGGCGAGTGTCAGCGCTGAAGAGGGGAAGATTGTGTGCCGTGTCTGTGGTCCACACTTCCATCCATGGCGAGTGACTGCTGCCAATCGATAGCGACCTAAGCATAGGGAAGGACCGTGTATCCCCTCGGCTGTCCAGGCAGAAAGCCCGGAAGGACAGGAGGGAGACGTCTATATTCACATCCGCCAATTTGCCAGCAAAGTCGCCGATGGTGATGATGACCCGATGTCTCAAAGTATCAGAGACTACTGATGACTCCGCCGCCCGACTCTGAGGGTCGAAGTCTTCCCTTACGGAAAGTCGTAGTGGCAGATGTTTGGCTCGACTGAGCCACGCCTCGATGCCCACAGCCGCAGACACACCTCCATCCCTGGTTCTTGCGATGCTGGAAGTCCCCAGAAACCGCTGGGGGAAATCTATGCGCATTGAGGTCCACAGAGCGGGGGCGGACAGGGCAATGTCGCGCCACCGTTTGCAGACCGTCAGGAAAAGCAGGGGTGCCCGGGAGGCGCTGACGTCGGTGTATATGCTTGTCCTTTCGAAAAGTAGGCTACACAAAAATATTTCTTCGAGGATTTCGTGTGGTATGAGGTGCATTATCGTCTGGGATCCGAGCGAGTCCTAGGGACGTCTTCTTGAGATCCGACGCGGGGGGTAGTGAGCGACGCACCAGAGAAACTGATAGAAATTTTTACctggaggaaagaaagggaGAGCAGTCGACTGCTGTGCGAGGCGTCGCAAGCGGGAAGTAAACTTATTATGATACTAACTACTGTACATACTCGCAAAACATCGTGACTCCCAAGGGCAAAGCAGGGCAAAGCACGGTCTTCGGTCCGGAAGATCGCCGACCGTTTTCACCCAGGTATCAAAGCGAGAGGGTCGATCAAAAGGTACATGCACAGAGTATTCACTGTTCTGGAGGATAAACCACAATTCTATCGATGTCGGCACCCTTGACTATAAACAATAAGCTGTCAGCCCCTCTTTTGCTGGCTGATGAGAATCCGAACTCACAATCGATCCCGTTATTCAATCCACCGATGGTAATCGTATTGTTGCTGCCCTCGTCAAGGGTGAGAAGAAGCGGAGCGGAATGTATGACTCCTTTGTTTGTGTCCCATTGGTAAAGGGTATCGAGATTCTCAATCTTCCCGTTCACTACGACTGACGAGATCCTTCTCAATGCAAACTTTCCACCAATGCGGTCAGGACTACCGCCGGCTAAAATAATCAATAAAACATGAGCCCTCCCCTGTCAAATATTGCCGCGGGGGGGCACAGAATCGCGAGGGAACTTACGTTG
Above is a genomic segment from Marasmius oreades isolate 03SP1 chromosome 4, whole genome shotgun sequence containing:
- the PHF5A gene encoding PHD finger-like domain-containing protein 5A (BUSCO:EOG09265DWT); amino-acid sequence: MGKCRKSPTAPKGAGYRRFQRSALVSASSTTTMSKHHPDLIMCRRQPGIAIGRLCEKCDGKCPVCDSYVRPETLVRICEECNFGTYGGRCIICGSPGISDAYYCAECTLLEKDRDGCPKIVNLGASRTDLFYERRRLGFKKG